The following coding sequences lie in one Pseudomonas sp. B33.4 genomic window:
- a CDS encoding AAA family ATPase has product MSQSLIAALQNPALYPHPVEGFQVIETHISWVILTGPFAYKVKKPVNFGFLDFTGLESRAHFCAEELRLNQRLTADLYLEVLPVTGSVEAPQLGGDGPAIEYVLKMRQFPQTGLLSTLQANGELTTQHIDEMAEQIARFHLTAPKVPAEHDAGTPDSVMAPVSQNFEQILPFLSDKNDLLQLDALKAWAESSFERLKPLFAQRKVEGFTRECHGDIHLGNATIIDGKVVIFDCIEFNEPFRFTDVWADTGFLAMDLEDRGLKSLARRFISQYLELTGDYQGLEVLNFYKAYRALVRAKVALFSMPADATPVQRATTLRQYRNYANLAESYSTIPSRFMAITHGVSAVGKSHVAMRLVEALGAIRLRSDVERKRLFGEQTVANDVQAGIYSADASTATYARLHEIAEVILHAGFPVVIDATYLKREQRDNAAKIAEATGTPFLILDCNAPQAVIESWLAIRQADKQDPSDATLAVIEAQQANREPLTPEEILRSKRVQTNESGTLDTVVAQIRQRLPGL; this is encoded by the coding sequence GTGAGCCAGTCACTGATCGCTGCCCTGCAAAACCCGGCCCTCTACCCGCACCCTGTCGAAGGGTTTCAGGTCATCGAAACGCATATCTCGTGGGTGATCCTCACTGGCCCGTTCGCTTATAAAGTGAAGAAGCCTGTTAACTTCGGCTTCCTCGACTTCACCGGCCTCGAATCACGCGCGCATTTCTGCGCTGAAGAGCTGCGTCTGAACCAGCGCCTGACTGCTGATTTGTATCTGGAAGTGTTGCCAGTCACCGGCAGCGTTGAAGCACCGCAACTGGGCGGCGACGGCCCGGCAATCGAATATGTGCTGAAAATGCGCCAGTTCCCGCAGACCGGTTTGCTCAGCACCTTGCAAGCCAATGGCGAGCTGACTACCCAGCACATCGATGAGATGGCCGAGCAGATTGCCCGTTTCCACCTCACCGCGCCAAAAGTCCCGGCTGAACACGACGCTGGCACTCCGGACAGCGTGATGGCGCCGGTGTCGCAAAACTTCGAGCAGATCCTGCCGTTCCTCAGCGACAAAAACGACCTGCTGCAACTCGACGCACTGAAAGCCTGGGCCGAAAGCAGCTTCGAGCGTCTCAAGCCATTGTTCGCCCAACGCAAGGTCGAAGGCTTTACCCGTGAGTGCCACGGCGATATCCACCTCGGTAACGCCACGATCATCGACGGCAAAGTGGTGATTTTCGATTGCATCGAGTTCAACGAACCGTTCCGCTTCACTGACGTGTGGGCTGACACCGGCTTCCTCGCGATGGACTTGGAAGACCGTGGCCTGAAATCCCTGGCGCGCCGTTTCATCAGCCAGTACCTGGAGCTGACCGGCGACTATCAAGGCCTGGAAGTGCTGAACTTCTATAAAGCCTACCGCGCACTGGTTCGCGCCAAGGTTGCACTGTTCAGCATGCCGGCGGACGCGACCCCGGTACAGCGCGCCACTACCCTGCGCCAGTACCGCAACTATGCCAACCTGGCGGAAAGCTACAGCACCATTCCTTCGCGCTTCATGGCGATCACCCACGGCGTTTCCGCTGTCGGCAAAAGCCACGTGGCCATGCGTCTGGTCGAAGCGCTGGGCGCGATTCGTCTGCGTTCGGACGTAGAACGCAAGCGTCTGTTCGGAGAGCAAACCGTCGCCAACGACGTGCAGGCCGGCATTTACAGTGCCGACGCCAGCACCGCGACTTACGCGCGTCTGCATGAAATCGCTGAAGTGATCCTGCACGCTGGTTTCCCGGTGGTGATCGATGCCACTTACCTCAAGCGTGAGCAGCGCGACAATGCGGCGAAGATCGCCGAGGCCACCGGTACGCCATTCCTGATCCTCGACTGCAACGCGCCGCAAGCGGTGATTGAGAGCTGGCTGGCGATTCGTCAGGCGGACAAACAGGATCCGTCCGACGCCACTTTAGCCGTGATCGAAGCGCAGCAGGCCAATCGTGAACCGCTGACGCCGGAAGAAATTCTGCGCAGCAAACGCGTGCAGACCAATGAATCCGGCACG